The DNA region AGATGCGCCCCTACCTGCGCGAAACGGCGCGGCTTCTGCCGACCAACGACCCTTGCGTCTACGACCGTTGCGCCCTTGTGGTCAGCGACCCCGAGGCCCGGTGGAACATCGTCAAGGCGCTGTATGTGCAGGGCAATCCCAAGCTGGCCAGCACCACGCTGCTCAGCGGCGATGATCTGGACGCCCAGATCGACATCATGGACCCGGACCCCTTCCGGCCCCTGAAAGCCTGGTATTTCGCCTACGCAGACCGGCCGGTCACCATCACAGGCAACGTGGTCACCGACGCCACCCCCACCACTGGGGCGTGGGAGCAGCGCTACGACCTGAAGCTCCCGGCGGGCTGGTCTATGGTCGAGGCTTACGAGGAAACCCATTTCGCCGAGGACCAGACCCTGATTGGCTCTCTGACCGGCATGCGCAGCGTTCCCCTGGCCAGCCACCCGTGGCAGGTCAAACGGTAACGCGGACAACCCACGGCAGAGGCCCAGCGTTCCCAGCGGCCTGACCCACCATGTCTTTCGCTGGCTCCGGGCCGCGGTGCTGGGCCCCGGAGCCGTGAGCCAGCCTTGAGCGTTCCCTGGGCTGCGGGCCCCCGGCGCGGGCGGCTGGGTAGGCTGCCCCTATGCGCATCGTGATCGTGGGCGGCGTGGCCGCCGGAATGAGTGCGGCCAGCCGCGCGCAGCGTCACAACCCCCGGGCCGAGGTGGTGGTCTTTGAGCGCGGCGAGGTGGTCAGTTACGGCGCCTGTGGCCTGCCCTACGTGCTGGGCGGCCAGGTGAACAGTTTTGATGACCTCGTGGCCCGCACCCCGGAGCAACTGCGCGCCCGGGGCATTGGCGTGCGCCTGCGCCACGACGTGACGGGGGTGGACGCGAAGGCCCGCACGGTCACTGTCACGGACCGCGCGACCGGGCGCAGCGCGGCCGAGCCCTACGACCGCCTCCTGATCGCCACCGGGGTCTCCCCTGTTCGCCCCGACTGGGCCCGGACCCCACTGAAAGGCGTACATGTGCTGCGCGACATTCCAGACGGGCAGGCGCTGGACGCCAGCCTGCAGGGGGCGCGGCGGGCCTGCATCGTGGGCGGCGGCTATATTGGCCTGGAACTGGCCGAGGCCCTGCGGGCCCGGGGCCTGAGCGTGGTGCTGCTGGAACAGGCGCCAGAGGTGGCCGGGCGCATGCTGGACCGGCCCCTGCAGCAGCAGGTGCGCGCCGAGGTGGAGCGCGGCGGCGTGGACGTGCGCTGCGGCGTGACGGTGCAGGGCCTGACCGGCCAGGGCCGCGTGAGTGGCGTGCAGACCGACCAGGGGCAGGTGCGCGCCGACGTGGTGGTGGTGGCTGTGGGCGTGCGCCCCAACGTGGAACTGGCCCGCGCGGCCGGGGCCCGGCTGGGCCGCACGGGCGCCGTGGCGGTCAACCTGCGCCAGGAAACCAGTGTGGCGGGCGTGTACGCCGCTGGCGACAATGCCGAAGCCCTGCACCGCGTCACCCGGCGCCGGGTGCACATTCCCCTGGGCCTGACTGCCAACCGCATGGGCCGGGTGGCCGGGGTGAACATGGCGGGCGGCGAAGCGCGCTTTCCCGGCGTGGTGGGCACCGGCATCTTCAAGACCTTCGAACTGGGCGTGGCCCGCACCGGCCTGACCCAGACCGAGGCCGAAGCCCTGGGCATCAAGGCCGTGAGCGTGGACGTGCAAAGCACCGATTACGCCGGCTACCACGAGGCCGCCCGGCCCATCCATGTGCGCCTGACCGGCGAGCGGGGCACCGGCCGCCTGCTGGGCGCGCAGTTGCTGGCCCAGAACCACGAGAGCGTGAAACGGGTGGATGTGGTGGCCGCGCTGCTGCACACGCGGGGCACCGTGCAGCAGCTTTTTGAAGCTGATCTGGCCTATGCCCCGCCCTTCAGTGGGGTGTGGGACGTGCTGCTGGTGGCGGCCGACCGGCTGGGGCGGGCGCTGTGAGGGGACATTGGGGAGGTCGAGAAGTCGAGTGGTCGAGACTTCAGCGTAGGGCCCTCTGCAGCTCCACGGTTCGCGCCAGGGCCGGCCTTACTGCCTGGACCCGATGCCCCGGCGGCCCGTCACATAGGAGGCCGCACTGGGCCGATTCGGGTGGCACACCCCTCGGCCCCCTGCCGTTTCTCGACCCCCCGACTTCTAGACCCCTCGACCCCTCCTACACCCGCACCAGATACGCGCTGTCAATCACATCCAGGGCGCGCACCTGCGCCAGTTGCTCTGGGCTCAGGCCGTCGTCCAGGGTGAGGGTAAAGAGGGCCTGCCCGCCCTTCTGCGCGCGGCCCAGGGCCATCCCGGCAATGTTCACGCCCCAGCCGCCCAGCAGCGCCGAGAGCTTGGCCACGGCGCCCGGCTTGTCCTGGTTGCTGGCGATCAGGATGTGACCCTCGGGTTCCAGTTCTACGCGGAAGTCGCGCAGGCGGGTCAGGCGGGGACTGCGGCCAAAGACCGTGCCGCCCACCGTGCGGGTGCGCTGCTTTTCACCGCCGCCGCCGCTCTTGACCTGCACAATCACTTCGGTCTGGTAGTCGGGGCTTTCGGTTTCCTCACGAACGGCGATATTCAGGCCGCGTTCCCGGGCCAGGGCGCGGGCGTTGATCATGTTCGGCGTTTCGTCGGTGTGGCCGGACAGGTAGCCCACCAGCACGCTGGTCACCACCGGGGCGGGGTCGGCGGGGAATTCACCCCGGAAGGTCACCTCCAGGTCGTGGGCGCCGGGCAGCAGCTGGGCCAGAATGCGCCCCAGTTTCTCGCCCAGCTTCAGGTAACCGCCCAGGGCCTCCAGGGTCTTGGCGTCCAGGGCCGGGGCGTTGACCGCCCCCTTGCTCACATCGCCCTGCAGGGCCGCCAGCACGCGCGAGACGATCTCGGCGCCCACCCGCTCCTGCGCCTCGGCGGTGTTGGCGCCCAGGTGCGCGGTGATGCCCAGATTGGGCGCGCCCAGGAACGGGTGGTCGGGGGCCGGGGGCTCGTCTTCAAACACGTCCACCCCGGCGGCGAACAGGTGGCCGGACCCCAGCGCGTCCACCAGGGCCTGCTCGTCAATGATCC from Deinococcus multiflagellatus includes:
- a CDS encoding FAD-dependent oxidoreductase yields the protein MRIVIVGGVAAGMSAASRAQRHNPRAEVVVFERGEVVSYGACGLPYVLGGQVNSFDDLVARTPEQLRARGIGVRLRHDVTGVDAKARTVTVTDRATGRSAAEPYDRLLIATGVSPVRPDWARTPLKGVHVLRDIPDGQALDASLQGARRACIVGGGYIGLELAEALRARGLSVVLLEQAPEVAGRMLDRPLQQQVRAEVERGGVDVRCGVTVQGLTGQGRVSGVQTDQGQVRADVVVVAVGVRPNVELARAAGARLGRTGAVAVNLRQETSVAGVYAAGDNAEALHRVTRRRVHIPLGLTANRMGRVAGVNMAGGEARFPGVVGTGIFKTFELGVARTGLTQTEAEALGIKAVSVDVQSTDYAGYHEAARPIHVRLTGERGTGRLLGAQLLAQNHESVKRVDVVAALLHTRGTVQQLFEADLAYAPPFSGVWDVLLVAADRLGRAL
- the serA gene encoding phosphoglycerate dehydrogenase, whose amino-acid sequence is MTAPAPAPAQEARPAPLRVLICDEMNPGELQHEGFEIDYEGNMAREETLRRLPKYDALITRSRTRVDRELIDAAGPRLKVIGRGGVGVDNIDLDYASLRGLLILNAPESNNVSAAELAVMHLMAAARGLTRSDRKTRAGDWDRKFLGMELKDKTLGIVGLGRIGSIVADRAQGLRMRVVAYDPYVPESKFERLGVTRAATLDELLEQVDALTVHTPLTEETRGMIGAAELARLRPGAIAVNAARGGIIDEQALVDALGSGHLFAAGVDVFEDEPPAPDHPFLGAPNLGITAHLGANTAEAQERVGAEIVSRVLAALQGDVSKGAVNAPALDAKTLEALGGYLKLGEKLGRILAQLLPGAHDLEVTFRGEFPADPAPVVTSVLVGYLSGHTDETPNMINARALARERGLNIAVREETESPDYQTEVIVQVKSGGGGEKQRTRTVGGTVFGRSPRLTRLRDFRVELEPEGHILIASNQDKPGAVAKLSALLGGWGVNIAGMALGRAQKGGQALFTLTLDDGLSPEQLAQVRALDVIDSAYLVRV